Within Deinococcota bacterium, the genomic segment TGAAGGGGTCGCGGTTCACGTCCTTGTAGAGGAGGTACTTGGCGGGCTCCTTGCCGAGCGCAGCGAACCACTGTGGGCAGTAGGGACCCATCCAGATGGCGTCGCCCTGCGTCACCGGGTACCAGTGGTCCCCCAGTCGGTAGATGCCGCCGCCGCCCAGCATGAGTAGTCCGTGCTCCATCACGTGCGTCTCGACGAAGGGCAGCGGCGTGCCCGGCGCGAAAAGCATGGTGTTCACCGCCATGTCGAAGCCGGGAAGCTCGGGCAGGAGCTTCTTGACGGTGAGGCCGGGGTCGCCCATGAAGGCCTCGCTCGCGACCTCCGCTTCGTTGCCGACGAGAATGGCGGGCGACGCGGCCTCGCCGAGCGCGAGGTAGCGCCGCTCGAAGACACAGAGGCGACTGGCCACCTCGGCCATCAGGGTGTGGGGAGTATCCGCGGGCAGGTAGGCGAAGCCGCCGGGCGCGAGCTCGGTCGCGCTGCTCTCGATGTGCAGGTGCAAGCCGCCCCCCAGGACGTAGAGAAAGCGCTCGAGGCCGGGCAGCGGGCTCACCCCCTCGCCGCCCGCCTCCATCAGCGTCAGGTACTGGCTGAAGCGCGCGCCCAGCTGCGGCGAGATGAGGACGACGGCCTGCGCGTCCTTCCAGCCCGACAGGGCCGTCGGGACGTGGCCGTCCGGGGCGATGATGGCGTGGTCCGGCTTGACTTGGGTTCGCGTCTGTCCGAAGAGGGTCATGAGTAGTCTCCATGTCCATGATGGTCGAATACAGCCCTGACGAAT encodes:
- the allE gene encoding (S)-ureidoglycine aminohydrolase gives rise to the protein MTLFGQTRTQVKPDHAIIAPDGHVPTALSGWKDAQAVVLISPQLGARFSQYLTLMEAGGEGVSPLPGLERFLYVLGGGLHLHIESSATELAPGGFAYLPADTPHTLMAEVASRLCVFERRYLALGEAASPAILVGNEAEVASEAFMGDPGLTVKKLLPELPGFDMAVNTMLFAPGTPLPFVETHVMEHGLLMLGGGGIYRLGDHWYPVTQGDAIWMGPYCPQWFAALGKEPAKYLLYKDVNRDPFTSWEEG